A region from the Candidatus Bathyarchaeota archaeon genome encodes:
- a CDS encoding AIR carboxylase family protein, protein MPQGKVVVFMGSKRDYEFASRINKFLQEEGFGLKCEHVIASAHKTPKILLEEVEKYENLSGHVVFITVAGLSDALSGVVAGASKYPVIACPPDSEKFWWAKFFSSAVTPQGVAVAYVPRPENAALAAVKILALFDRSLQRKVEAYMRRLKERAKAQRLERD, encoded by the coding sequence ATGCCACAAGGAAAAGTCGTTGTTTTTATGGGTTCGAAGAGAGATTACGAGTTTGCCTCTCGCATCAACAAATTCCTGCAAGAAGAAGGTTTTGGTTTAAAATGCGAACACGTAATCGCGTCTGCTCACAAAACTCCCAAAATACTGTTAGAAGAAGTTGAAAAATACGAGAATTTAAGCGGGCACGTGGTTTTTATAACAGTTGCTGGCTTGTCGGATGCTCTATCAGGAGTTGTGGCTGGCGCCTCAAAGTATCCAGTCATTGCCTGTCCGCCTGACTCAGAAAAGTTTTGGTGGGCCAAATTCTTTTCTTCAGCAGTAACACCTCAAGGTGTTGCGGTGGCTTATGTTCCTAGACCTGAAAACGCCGCCCTCGCGGCCGTAAAGATTCTCGCGCTCTTTGACAGGAGCTTGCAGAGAAAAGTTGAGGCTTACATGCGAAGACTCAAAGAAAGGGCTAAAGCTCAAAGGCTAGAGCGGGATTAA
- a CDS encoding CdvA-like protein, with product MISWKYSLEKIDGELELAKKKKQALDKLFEEGKVSQPTYDSFSNEVADAITEIEAKQISLGEKMKTKISELEQQLKTLEFLLVNSEIRHVSGEIEEEAYNRECNVLSLGLETTRQELNEIKEAISDLSERNIGLSPPPPLQVEEAEATPVEPETEESLEIVMDSETTTSLETTLEEQPTIPEETEAVPVETVSEQEEPPVEEAQKYFRNEETPSSEEAETSETLEDTQETQEEVSQEVPVEDETEQAQE from the coding sequence TTGATTTCGTGGAAATATTCATTGGAGAAAATAGATGGCGAATTAGAGCTCGCCAAGAAAAAGAAACAAGCTTTAGATAAATTGTTTGAAGAAGGAAAAGTTTCGCAGCCCACTTACGACTCGTTTAGCAATGAAGTTGCCGATGCCATAACTGAGATCGAGGCAAAACAGATTTCCTTGGGGGAAAAGATGAAGACAAAGATAAGTGAACTAGAGCAGCAACTGAAAACGTTGGAGTTCCTACTTGTAAACTCTGAAATTCGTCACGTCTCCGGAGAAATTGAAGAAGAGGCATACAATCGTGAATGCAACGTGCTTTCATTGGGATTGGAGACAACAAGGCAAGAACTCAACGAAATTAAAGAAGCAATCTCTGACCTCAGCGAGCGAAACATAGGTCTTTCACCACCCCCGCCACTTCAAGTTGAAGAAGCAGAAGCAACTCCTGTTGAACCAGAAACTGAGGAGAGCCTTGAGATAGTTATGGACTCCGAGACAACAACTTCGTTAGAAACAACCTTAGAGGAACAACCAACGATCCCAGAAGAAACCGAAGCAGTGCCGGTGGAAACAGTTTCGGAACAAGAAGAGCCTCCAGTGGAGGAGGCCCAAAAGTACTTTCGAAACGAAGAGACCCCATCATCAGAAGAAGCAGAGACGTCAGAGACTTTGGAAGACACGCAAGAAACCCAAGAGGAAGTCTCGCAAGAAGTCCCGGTCGAAGACGAAACGGAGCAAGCGCAAGAATAA
- a CDS encoding histone deacetylase, whose protein sequence is MRVGIAFHEKYRQYDFGPGHPFRGDRFDNAMKLFKEKGLLGLPNVSILKPEIAMLKDLLWVHDKSYVDLIFDFAKKGRPYDVDTPLSPSILEAALHIMGGALKIGKSLYSGEIERGVSLGGGLHHAGNNFGGGFCIFNDVAILAKYLQEKHGVKRVLILDYDVHAGNGTSDIFYSDPSVLFISVHQDPKTLFPGTGFVGQIGRGEGEGFNVNVPLPPGTGNVTYFLVLKEIFVPLAKEFKPDVVLANGGSDPHFADILGSLGLTVKGFFDLSRLVVDVAEEVCGGKAVLLVGSGYNPRVLPLCWYALAAGVAGVERIEVTDPSEPPVEPPWCHERVEATVKELRQILKKYWRCFR, encoded by the coding sequence TTGCGTGTTGGAATAGCTTTTCACGAAAAATATAGGCAGTACGACTTTGGACCTGGGCATCCCTTTAGAGGCGACCGTTTTGACAATGCTATGAAGCTTTTTAAAGAAAAGGGACTACTAGGTTTGCCTAACGTCAGCATTTTAAAACCTGAAATCGCTATGTTGAAAGATTTGTTGTGGGTTCACGACAAAAGCTACGTTGACTTAATTTTCGACTTTGCAAAAAAGGGTCGACCTTATGACGTTGACACGCCCTTATCGCCCAGCATACTTGAAGCAGCACTGCATATTATGGGTGGAGCGTTGAAAATTGGAAAGTCTCTTTATAGCGGAGAGATCGAACGCGGAGTTTCACTTGGTGGTGGGCTTCATCATGCAGGGAATAACTTCGGTGGTGGATTCTGCATCTTCAACGATGTCGCCATACTGGCCAAGTATCTTCAGGAGAAACATGGGGTTAAACGTGTTTTGATTTTGGATTATGATGTGCACGCTGGAAACGGCACTAGTGACATTTTCTATTCTGACCCTTCGGTGCTGTTTATTTCAGTGCATCAAGACCCGAAAACTCTTTTTCCAGGCACTGGTTTTGTTGGTCAGATTGGTAGGGGTGAGGGCGAGGGGTTTAATGTTAATGTGCCTTTGCCGCCTGGAACTGGTAATGTGACGTATTTCCTTGTGTTAAAGGAGATTTTTGTTCCTCTTGCTAAGGAGTTCAAGCCGGATGTTGTTCTGGCGAATGGTGGGAGTGATCCGCATTTTGCTGACATTCTTGGCAGTTTGGGTTTGACTGTGAAGGGTTTTTTTGACTTGTCGAGGCTTGTTGTGGATGTGGCGGAAGAGGTCTGTGGGGGTAAGGCTGTTCTGTTGGTGGGTAGTGGTTACAATCCTCGAGTTCTGCCTCTCTGTTGGTATGCTCTTGCAGCGGGGGTTGCAGGTGTGGAAAGGATAGAGGTGACCGATCCTTCTGAGCCACCGGTTGAGCCTCCTTGGTGTCATGAGCGTGTTGAGGCCACGGTGAAAGAGTTAAGGCAGATTCTAAAAAAATATTGGAGATGTTTCAGGTAG
- a CDS encoding DUF885 domain-containing protein codes for MSADEKFDELKKGMFDKFFEKNPHFASYLGLHDPYDYLLPKGDTAHVLGNLKMLEESVKRMKEAIDFNALTDANRIDWQVLEKALEMNKFEVYKQRMHELNPDAFGEVGGIFFAMVTRDYAPLEKRIDAITARLQKLPQYLGEFRSRFENSKPVKLWTEVAIESAQQIPGLFQFIVASTKGKVSEELHGRLVKASMDLKQPLQKHMQWLQGLKTKTTENWALGKEKFEKLVQLRDLGMTSEEICQLGVRYLKELKEERARIAAQIAPGKSVKEVMKTIEGNAPKTFEEALRATRKAMEEAKEFIIENNIATVYEEDKLIIEETPAFLAPLIPFAAMMMPSRFDKPMIGVYIVTCPKDIANIGNHLNYASIRNTAVHEAFPGHFLQGTASNRSSLIHILANGTETIEGWAHYCEQMMMEHGYVTSLESKIMQINDVIWRAVRIIVDVKLSRGEMSFDEAVDMLIKEAGMSKEGAVAEVRRYTQTPGYALSYLLGKHLILQLLEEVKQKTGEKYNERFFHDTITANGYLPISMLRKVFAKKIAELKA; via the coding sequence TTGAGTGCAGACGAAAAGTTTGATGAACTCAAAAAGGGAATGTTCGACAAGTTCTTCGAGAAAAACCCTCACTTCGCAAGCTACTTAGGCCTTCACGATCCCTATGATTATCTGCTTCCAAAAGGCGATACCGCGCACGTCCTTGGAAACCTGAAGATGCTTGAAGAATCTGTTAAACGCATGAAAGAAGCAATAGACTTCAACGCGTTAACTGATGCTAATAGGATAGACTGGCAAGTATTAGAAAAAGCTCTCGAAATGAACAAATTCGAAGTTTACAAACAACGCATGCACGAACTAAACCCCGATGCTTTCGGGGAAGTCGGCGGAATATTCTTTGCAATGGTCACCAGAGACTATGCGCCATTAGAGAAACGAATAGACGCAATCACTGCAAGACTTCAAAAACTCCCCCAATATTTAGGGGAGTTTCGGTCAAGGTTCGAAAATTCAAAACCCGTGAAGCTATGGACTGAAGTCGCCATCGAATCAGCCCAGCAAATTCCCGGTCTATTCCAATTTATAGTCGCATCGACAAAGGGCAAGGTTTCTGAGGAACTTCACGGAAGACTAGTAAAAGCCTCAATGGACTTGAAGCAGCCACTTCAAAAGCATATGCAGTGGCTTCAAGGTCTAAAGACAAAGACGACTGAAAACTGGGCTTTAGGCAAGGAAAAGTTTGAGAAGCTAGTTCAGCTACGCGATTTAGGAATGACCTCGGAAGAAATCTGCCAACTCGGCGTCAGATATCTCAAAGAGTTGAAGGAGGAGAGAGCGCGCATTGCAGCACAGATTGCACCCGGTAAAAGTGTCAAGGAAGTCATGAAAACGATTGAAGGTAACGCTCCAAAAACCTTCGAAGAAGCCTTAAGAGCGACAAGAAAGGCGATGGAAGAGGCAAAAGAATTCATAATCGAAAACAACATTGCCACCGTTTATGAAGAAGACAAGTTGATAATTGAGGAAACTCCAGCATTCTTGGCGCCCCTCATCCCTTTTGCAGCTATGATGATGCCATCAAGATTTGACAAGCCCATGATAGGGGTCTACATAGTCACTTGCCCCAAAGACATAGCAAACATCGGCAACCATTTAAACTACGCAAGCATCCGAAACACGGCCGTTCACGAAGCTTTTCCGGGGCACTTCCTTCAAGGTACAGCCTCAAACAGAAGTTCTCTTATACACATCCTTGCCAATGGAACAGAGACAATTGAAGGTTGGGCACATTATTGTGAGCAAATGATGATGGAACACGGATACGTAACAAGCTTGGAGTCCAAGATTATGCAAATCAATGATGTGATCTGGCGTGCCGTAAGGATAATTGTAGACGTTAAACTGTCACGTGGTGAGATGAGCTTCGATGAAGCTGTCGACATGTTGATAAAAGAGGCTGGAATGTCAAAGGAAGGTGCTGTTGCAGAGGTACGTCGCTATACACAAACGCCAGGCTATGCTCTCTCATACCTCCTAGGCAAACATTTGATACTACAGTTGCTAGAGGAAGTAAAGCAGAAAACGGGCGAAAAATACAACGAGAGATTCTTCCACGACACCATCACAGCAAACGGGTACTTGCCAATTTCGATGCTAAGAAAAGTGTTCGCCAAAAAAATAGCGGAACTTAAGGCTTAG
- a CDS encoding VWA domain-containing protein, whose amino-acid sequence MQRRVLFPFTAIVELDKLKLAMIINAVNPNIGGLLIRGPKGSGKTTAVRALRDVLPKIQVAKGCTFNCNPSDPSNMCKKCSATYQKNGKFQIEEREMRVVDLPLGATEDRVVGSLDIEKAIKHGVEALEPGILAEANQNILYVDEINLLPDHIADDLLDAAATGWNVVEREGISVSHPSRFIFIGTMNPEEGQLRPQLLDRFPLSVTVKRIASVEGRMEVVRRNLEFEADPEFFIGKYEPVQDELKNRIAQARKMLPDVVIPEKLLEAVCKTCLDLKVDGLRPDIVISKAATTLAAFEGRKEVSLEDILIASELALSHRTREGGFLEPATPEEIKQALLTTAKAVGYKPSKTEEKTQKEGGAGGKKKKRKEGRAIVFIKGDVSKKLEEFLEKNKGLFEAWKRLSRFFATINRLFGQVIFAFGRRFKKQVKDIPSVKAVAKSDKPLKADDKDEGKQVFLKKMKGIPSVSHAAKTPKLKKGFSLFKIFKGSTKDSGVLSKLSFKVRKTRKATSSLAGKRAEATTTLGRGRTSGWRLPHGKPRDIHLPATIRAAARKQKHKKKRLETALDISLQDIREKLRRYKAPMTIIFVLDLSGSMMLSIDAVKKAILKLHGDAYRYRDRVGIVALKDTGAVVAQHPITNLRVVANKLLGLKISGYTPLAAGMLKAWEVLKESKRRSPSTIPAMIVITDGSANVPLVRSLETGEVRSIEEKRIIVREYEGLAIHDALSVSKMIRKEGIHTIVINTNPHMYGRETYGFAVTELIATNTNGRLHTVGRLATDPELVERIIEKIGEDQRLIAHEASLRRFD is encoded by the coding sequence TTGCAACGTAGAGTTCTGTTTCCCTTCACAGCCATAGTTGAACTGGATAAGCTGAAACTTGCCATGATAATCAACGCGGTCAACCCGAATATCGGCGGACTGCTGATTCGAGGACCGAAAGGCTCTGGCAAAACCACTGCTGTTCGAGCCTTAAGGGACGTTTTGCCAAAAATACAAGTGGCGAAAGGCTGCACTTTCAATTGCAACCCCTCTGACCCGTCTAACATGTGCAAGAAATGCAGTGCAACCTATCAAAAAAACGGAAAATTCCAGATAGAGGAAAGAGAGATGAGGGTAGTTGATCTTCCTCTGGGCGCAACAGAAGACCGCGTGGTTGGAAGCTTAGACATTGAAAAAGCCATAAAACATGGCGTAGAAGCTTTGGAACCCGGCATTTTGGCAGAAGCAAACCAGAACATACTCTACGTGGACGAAATCAACCTCTTACCCGACCACATCGCAGACGATTTGCTCGACGCTGCCGCAACAGGATGGAACGTCGTTGAAAGAGAAGGAATCTCGGTAAGCCACCCTTCACGCTTCATTTTCATAGGAACAATGAACCCCGAAGAAGGGCAACTCCGCCCTCAACTCCTAGACCGTTTTCCACTATCCGTTACTGTCAAAAGAATAGCGTCAGTTGAAGGAAGAATGGAGGTTGTGAGGCGAAACTTGGAGTTCGAAGCAGACCCAGAATTCTTTATTGGAAAATATGAACCCGTGCAAGACGAATTGAAAAATAGAATTGCGCAAGCACGAAAGATGCTTCCTGACGTTGTGATACCTGAAAAACTCCTCGAAGCAGTATGCAAGACTTGTTTAGATTTGAAGGTTGACGGTTTAAGACCTGACATAGTTATCAGCAAGGCAGCCACTACCCTTGCCGCTTTTGAAGGTAGAAAGGAAGTCTCATTAGAGGACATTCTCATCGCCTCAGAACTTGCCTTAAGCCATCGTACAAGAGAAGGTGGATTCCTCGAACCCGCAACACCAGAAGAAATCAAACAAGCACTCCTCACCACAGCAAAAGCCGTGGGCTATAAGCCATCGAAAACCGAAGAAAAAACCCAAAAGGAAGGCGGCGCGGGGGGAAAGAAAAAGAAGAGGAAAGAGGGACGCGCTATTGTCTTCATCAAAGGCGATGTGAGCAAGAAGCTTGAAGAATTCTTAGAAAAGAACAAAGGGTTATTCGAAGCTTGGAAAAGGTTATCGCGATTTTTTGCTACTATAAATAGACTGTTTGGCCAAGTAATATTTGCTTTTGGGCGGAGATTTAAAAAACAGGTCAAAGACATTCCAAGCGTGAAAGCCGTAGCAAAAAGCGACAAACCCCTCAAAGCGGATGACAAAGACGAAGGAAAACAGGTTTTTCTGAAGAAAATGAAGGGAATACCATCAGTCAGCCATGCAGCAAAAACTCCTAAACTAAAAAAAGGATTTTCTCTTTTTAAAATCTTCAAAGGTTCAACGAAGGATTCAGGCGTCCTTTCAAAACTATCTTTCAAAGTAAGGAAAACACGTAAGGCTACAAGTAGTTTGGCAGGCAAAAGAGCAGAAGCTACAACGACGCTCGGTCGAGGCAGAACTAGTGGATGGAGATTGCCCCACGGCAAACCCCGAGATATACATCTTCCAGCCACCATCCGAGCGGCGGCAAGAAAACAAAAACACAAAAAGAAAAGACTCGAAACCGCCCTCGATATAAGCCTTCAAGATATTCGTGAAAAGCTAAGGCGTTACAAAGCACCTATGACGATAATTTTTGTTCTAGACTTGAGTGGCTCCATGATGCTTAGCATCGACGCTGTGAAGAAAGCCATACTAAAGTTGCATGGAGATGCTTACCGCTATAGAGATCGCGTTGGAATTGTGGCATTGAAAGATACGGGAGCTGTTGTGGCTCAACATCCCATCACAAACCTGAGAGTTGTGGCTAACAAGCTTTTAGGACTGAAAATCAGTGGATACACGCCTCTTGCTGCTGGAATGCTAAAAGCTTGGGAAGTTCTGAAAGAATCGAAAAGGCGCTCCCCTTCCACAATACCTGCAATGATCGTTATCACTGATGGAAGCGCCAACGTGCCCTTGGTGAGAAGCTTAGAGACTGGTGAAGTTCGGTCCATAGAAGAAAAGCGCATAATAGTTCGAGAATACGAAGGCCTTGCCATTCACGATGCTTTGTCCGTTTCCAAGATGATAAGAAAAGAAGGAATCCACACGATAGTAATCAACACAAACCCCCACATGTACGGTCGAGAAACGTACGGCTTTGCAGTAACTGAACTTATAGCCACCAATACAAACGGAAGGCTTCATACAGTGGGCAGATTGGCTACTGACCCGGAACTGGTTGAGAGAATTATAGAAAAAATAGGGGAGGATCAGCGCTTAATTGCGCATGAAGCATCTCTTAGAAGGTTTGACTAA
- a CDS encoding DUF72 domain-containing protein yields MRKIFLGTSGWSYKDWVGPFYKMHGESKLRAYSKVFKTAEIDSTFYRFPSKGMVMGWLRYTPSDFVFAAKLPKQITHKGKLDPKSVGSELRRFCDLMQPLQLGGKLACLLAQLPPSLKYDVALLESFLAIFPSEFRLAVEFRHESWLREETWRLLEQYDAAYTVVDEPLLPSIVKVTSDIAYVRWHGRGERPWYYYLYEPSELEPWVEKIKEAEGQAEKVFGYFNNHYHGYAVKNCLQFTEMIGELTEEKRDAKVSIEKYFRKAEVAAKKKMKERGMTLAAYIPEEIEKMSFEKLLSTFMDKGRIKRAKGISDREVRIEEVSDDLVKASIRNYHFSLDIKKRVMLHDCADWSRCAPAKQFCKHVGKVMMSISKEKAVGIMKQIAREREKWEFKPIA; encoded by the coding sequence ATGCGTAAGATTTTTCTCGGCACTTCTGGGTGGTCTTATAAGGATTGGGTTGGACCTTTTTACAAGATGCATGGAGAAAGCAAACTAAGGGCTTACTCGAAGGTTTTCAAGACTGCTGAAATCGATTCCACTTTCTACCGCTTTCCCAGTAAAGGTATGGTGATGGGCTGGCTCAGGTACACACCGTCAGATTTTGTTTTTGCAGCGAAACTGCCCAAGCAAATTACTCATAAAGGCAAGCTTGACCCTAAATCGGTAGGATCCGAGCTAAGAAGGTTTTGCGATTTGATGCAGCCCTTACAACTTGGCGGTAAGCTCGCCTGTCTTCTTGCACAGTTACCTCCAAGCTTGAAATATGATGTTGCTTTGTTGGAAAGCTTTCTCGCAATTTTTCCGTCTGAGTTTAGACTTGCGGTTGAGTTTCGGCATGAGTCGTGGCTAAGAGAAGAGACATGGAGGCTTTTAGAGCAGTATGACGCAGCGTACACTGTTGTTGATGAGCCTTTGCTGCCATCTATCGTGAAAGTCACTTCGGACATTGCTTATGTGAGGTGGCATGGACGTGGGGAGCGTCCTTGGTACTATTATCTTTATGAGCCAAGCGAGCTTGAGCCGTGGGTGGAGAAGATCAAGGAGGCGGAAGGGCAAGCTGAGAAGGTTTTTGGTTATTTTAATAATCATTATCATGGGTATGCTGTTAAGAATTGTCTTCAATTTACAGAGATGATTGGTGAGTTGACGGAGGAGAAGAGAGACGCTAAGGTGAGTATTGAAAAATACTTCAGGAAGGCTGAGGTGGCAGCAAAGAAAAAGATGAAAGAGCGAGGTATGACATTGGCGGCGTATATACCTGAGGAGATTGAGAAGATGAGTTTCGAGAAGCTGCTTAGTACGTTCATGGATAAAGGTAGAATTAAACGAGCAAAAGGCATCAGCGATAGAGAGGTTAGAATTGAAGAAGTCTCAGACGACCTTGTTAAGGCATCAATTCGCAACTACCATTTCTCCCTTGATATCAAAAAACGCGTGATGCTTCATGACTGTGCAGATTGGAGTCGATGTGCACCCGCAAAACAATTCTGCAAGCATGTTGGCAAGGTTATGATGAGTATTTCGAAAGAGAAGGCAGTAGGGATTATGAAGCAGATAGCGAGGGAACGGGAGAAATGGGAATTTAAGCCCATAGCCTAA
- a CDS encoding GNAT family N-acetyltransferase, translated as MVTIVWDLTEPQPEKLVNKEVVIKPISKEQLEEVGNILVVTWGGFIKSPEVTERRVGPYLSAGLEQPFIAYSENKPVGCVSPRLDIESKVGILDGGVHVLPKYRRQHIGTTLLLTALQWLKNHGMKVAKVTPFNPEGKDAIQRAIAFYISTGGKINESRVC; from the coding sequence ATGGTGACGATTGTCTGGGATCTAACAGAACCCCAACCAGAAAAGTTAGTGAACAAGGAGGTTGTCATAAAGCCCATTTCCAAGGAACAACTAGAAGAGGTGGGCAATATCTTGGTTGTCACGTGGGGAGGGTTCATAAAGAGTCCAGAAGTGACTGAAAGACGAGTAGGTCCGTATCTCTCAGCAGGTTTGGAGCAACCTTTCATTGCCTATTCAGAAAACAAGCCGGTGGGTTGTGTTAGTCCAAGGCTAGACATAGAGTCAAAGGTTGGAATTCTTGATGGTGGAGTTCACGTTCTCCCTAAATACCGAAGGCAACACATCGGAACAACTCTTCTATTGACCGCTCTGCAATGGTTAAAGAACCATGGGATGAAAGTGGCCAAGGTAACGCCTTTCAATCCTGAAGGTAAAGATGCTATCCAGAGAGCTATAGCGTTTTATATCTCGACTGGAGGTAAAATTAATGAGAGCCGTGTGTGTTAA
- a CDS encoding aminotransferase class V-fold PLP-dependent enzyme, producing MMDIQQIREKFPVTQSKVFLNHSAYSPLPQPVVDVMRKYNEDLCRFEIDDSEYSLGQEFFAKLIGAEKGEIALVPNTSTGLNVVANMLDYPRGANVVTTDLEYPSVVYPWLKRKLGAEVRYVKNVDGRVLVEDVEKAVDDQTAVVTISHVEYVNGFRHDLKALAEIAHEHGAYLVVDAIQSLGAMPVDVMRDSVDFLTASCYKWLLGPAGAGYLYVPKELVERFEPPFIGWASVKPEVFETIEFWDIWQLQLSRTASRFEVGCPSFISYVGAAVAIQLLLNVGIENIQKRVLGLTELLMDSVKSLGFRLTTPEDRECRSGIVHFLADRAQKRAESLREKRIIVSARSNGLRVAPHFYNTEEEIERLIQELKTT from the coding sequence ATGATGGATATTCAACAGATTCGTGAGAAGTTCCCAGTGACGCAGAGTAAGGTGTTTTTGAATCACTCTGCTTACTCGCCTCTTCCGCAGCCCGTAGTGGATGTGATGAGGAAGTATAATGAGGACCTTTGTCGCTTTGAGATTGACGATTCCGAGTATAGTCTTGGGCAAGAGTTTTTTGCGAAGCTTATAGGTGCTGAAAAAGGTGAGATTGCCTTGGTTCCGAATACTTCTACGGGGCTGAATGTAGTTGCGAACATGCTTGACTATCCGAGAGGGGCTAATGTAGTCACTACGGATTTGGAGTATCCCTCGGTGGTGTATCCTTGGCTTAAAAGGAAGCTTGGCGCGGAGGTGCGGTATGTTAAGAATGTTGACGGGAGGGTTCTTGTTGAGGATGTGGAGAAGGCTGTTGACGACCAGACTGCTGTGGTTACCATTAGCCATGTGGAGTACGTGAACGGTTTTAGACATGACTTAAAGGCGTTGGCTGAGATAGCGCATGAGCATGGGGCCTATCTTGTAGTGGATGCTATTCAGTCGCTGGGTGCTATGCCCGTTGACGTAATGAGAGATAGCGTGGATTTTTTGACGGCGAGCTGTTACAAATGGCTGTTGGGCCCTGCTGGGGCAGGATACTTGTATGTTCCCAAGGAGCTTGTGGAAAGGTTTGAACCGCCCTTTATCGGTTGGGCAAGCGTGAAGCCCGAGGTTTTTGAGACAATTGAGTTTTGGGACATTTGGCAACTACAGCTTTCCAGAACTGCCAGTCGTTTTGAGGTAGGTTGTCCGAGTTTCATAAGTTATGTGGGGGCGGCGGTTGCCATTCAACTTCTCCTAAATGTGGGCATTGAGAATATTCAAAAGCGTGTTTTAGGTCTGACAGAGTTGCTTATGGATTCTGTGAAGAGTTTGGGATTCCGGCTTACCACTCCAGAAGATAGGGAGTGTCGTTCGGGTATAGTTCATTTTCTTGCTGATAGGGCGCAGAAGAGGGCTGAGAGTCTAAGGGAGAAGAGGATTATAGTTTCAGCGCGGTCGAATGGGCTGCGTGTTGCCCCTCACTTCTACAACACCGAAGAAGAAATTGAACGGTTGATTCAAGAACTTAAAACTACGTGA
- a CDS encoding phosphoribosylaminoimidazolesuccinocarboxamide synthase — protein sequence MSFDVVLNTHLPLSSFKKGKVRDLYDLGKKLLIVSTDRISAFDVVLPNGIPYKGEALSRLSAYWFNETKDIVSNHILEVVDPRTVLVKKTKPIKVEFVVRGYLYGSAWENYRKGKPICGTNLPKGLKKAEKLPNPILTPTTKAEVGHDMEMTDEEVAKKIGGDMVRKIEDVCLKIYEKASRKAEVNGIIVADTKMEFGVLDDELILIDELLTPDSSRFWAKEKYEVGKSQPSFDKQYVRDYLTSIGWNRQPPAPRLPEHVVLETSRKYVEAYERLTGRKF from the coding sequence ATGAGCTTCGACGTCGTCCTCAACACACATCTTCCACTTTCATCCTTCAAAAAGGGAAAAGTTAGAGACCTTTACGACCTAGGTAAAAAACTGTTAATTGTCTCCACTGATCGCATCTCCGCCTTCGACGTGGTTCTCCCTAATGGCATCCCCTACAAAGGTGAGGCCCTCAGCAGACTCTCAGCCTACTGGTTCAACGAAACAAAAGACATAGTGTCAAACCACATTCTAGAAGTGGTTGACCCGCGAACAGTTCTAGTAAAAAAGACTAAACCAATAAAAGTTGAATTCGTCGTAAGAGGATATCTCTATGGCTCAGCATGGGAAAACTACAGAAAAGGCAAGCCCATCTGCGGAACAAACCTGCCTAAGGGATTGAAAAAAGCTGAAAAGCTGCCTAACCCCATTTTAACTCCTACAACAAAAGCAGAAGTGGGGCACGACATGGAAATGACAGATGAAGAGGTAGCGAAGAAAATTGGAGGAGATATGGTTAGAAAAATTGAAGACGTATGCTTAAAGATTTATGAAAAGGCTTCCCGGAAGGCGGAAGTCAACGGCATTATAGTGGCAGATACAAAGATGGAGTTCGGCGTCCTCGACGACGAGCTCATCCTCATAGACGAGCTGCTGACCCCTGACTCGTCTAGGTTTTGGGCAAAGGAGAAATACGAAGTTGGAAAAAGCCAGCCGAGCTTTGATAAGCAATATGTGCGCGACTATCTTACGTCAATTGGGTGGAACAGGCAGCCTCCCGCGCCAAGACTGCCAGAGCATGTAGTTCTTGAGACTTCAAGGAAGTATGTTGAGGCTTATGAGCGGTTGACTGGCAGAAAATTCTAG